Genomic window (Nymphaea colorata isolate Beijing-Zhang1983 chromosome 1, ASM883128v2, whole genome shotgun sequence):
CAACAAAAGCTGCAGCACGAGGGCAATCAAAGGTAAGCGGCCTTAGAACAGGAGATCTTGAGAAAAGGTTGATGGGTTTCAGAATTAAACTCTCAGATTCCCTTCTGCTCTGCACTTTGGCTTACAGATTTCAGATGTTCTTGTGTTTCTATTGTATCACATGTAGAGCCCCAAAGACaggaaatgaaataaaatgtgacGGTGAAGATTAACCTCTTGATTGTTACAGGTGGACGGACGGACTCAACACTCAGCGGCAACTTCaaatttcaattcattgaaAGTGCCCATGAGGTAGATATTGCTGtctggaagaagaagaatagctGGGACGAAGACAAGCTTATTGGCTTCAGAAAGTATGTATTCTGTATAATCCAATTTCGGTTGACCTTTTCAGTTTCCCGATGCAAGGAAAGAGTATTTGAGAAACCCGAGCGGTCCAAGAAAAGAATAGCAAGTCCCGAATTGAGAATACCTGAGCTTAATTTTGTTTACATTTGGTTTGTGCTTTTTGTGTATAGGATTGATTTGGATGATCAGGTTCTTCATGGTTGCACAAGCAAAAAGGCGTGGCAGCTGCACTCTCCGCCCAAGTATATACGAATTCCCCATAGTTTGATCTTAGTTATCATTCGATGGTTCAAGCTGATCTTAAATGGCACATGGAAGTCCTTTAGCATTAACTACAGATCAATTATTCCACTGTTTTTTTGTCGGAACCATGTTCAATCTTATTAATTGTTCAATCTTATTAATCTATATGAATCTACCTATTGTGATTTTAGCCAACCTTACAACATATTTCCTGTAGATCATTTTGAGTCTCCTGGTTACGTATCTGCTGTTTATACCTTGTCAACTGACAAAATCTTTGTGGAGACAGGCGTGGAGCAGATATAAAGACTGCAGGCGAAATATATTTGGAAATAAACTTAAACTGTCCGTTAGTTCAGGTAAATTCTTTTAGAACTGAACTTGGATTTTGTCTGTTTACAAATTCTTTTGCTGGTTAGACTGACCCtcttctcttttcccttctATATATAACCAAACGGCCACAGAACGTTCTGCCGCCTCCTTCTGCACCGTATGACTATCCAATCTCTATTTATGGTCGATCTTCTAATTATCCTACAGAAAGGCCTCCAGGTAAACTGTAAGTTTTAGCATTTCAAGTTACaaatttggagagagagagagagagtgagagagagagagagatctatatatagagagagagagagagaatttcaTGTTTTGATGTATAATAAAACTTCTATCAGGTTTCTTGAAGCTGTAATAAAATGTACTTCGTGAGTAAATGAGACTGTGTAGATTCCTGTCCAATCGGCACCAAGGGAATGGGTCAACGGAGAATTATTGACCTAAGTGCTCATATTTAAAAGAGTCAACTCTGGGTTGGTTGGAGATCACATGTATTTAGccgaatgcataacaaaatttagaaacaataaGTCTCTAGACATAGACTGAACCATTCAACACCCATATTTACTCATGATCAATGTAAAGGAAATTACGATCAGTAGTAACtgattgaaaataaataatctaACAACACTTACTTATAACTGGttgttaatattttttcatgGTTGTGCTCATAAACTATAGATATTTTATTCTGTCAACTTGGTAGCTATTTCTTATTTTCTATATGCATATGTTGAATACTCTTTCAactttttgtaagaaaattttgTGACCTGACCCAAATGAACCACCGATTATCAACTCGTTAACACGTTACCTAGTAGTCAGATGACTCGAGTTAATTTTAATTTAAGGTTTTAGTTAATTGCGATTTTTGAGTTAAACCTctgatcatttttttcttctcctgatGAACGCCAATGAAATTGGTGACATTCAGAAGGTTGGTGAAATTCTGTGGAAACTGCTGCCCACTTACAGTTTAAGTTCAATATTTTAGGTTGTTAATGGGAACCAAAGGAGGATGAATCTGAAAGCTGGTGGCTTGATCAGTATGTATGCCGTTGCTTTGGATGCCGCACCTTAAGTTGAAGGCATGACTGTGGTTACTGATTAAATAGTTTTGTATATGGTTTTCACATTGCTGTTGCATTATTAATCCGTCACACGTTTAAATATTTGTACGATAAGTTTGAAGCTCATTGCATTATGTTGATTATTGTCATGTATATTTCTTTATCGTTGAAGTGTACAATATAGAACTTAGGTAATTATGTTCCAAGTTGTAGTATTTAAATGTTTGTCTCAAGTATACAAGTTCTATAAGGTGGATCTTCACGAAGAATTTGGT
Coding sequences:
- the LOC116267394 gene encoding uncharacterized protein LOC116267394 isoform X2 codes for the protein MATADVQGRTLEVSVIGWRDISADTHGQQLYAVVGYCNKSCSTRAIKGGRTDSTLSGNFKFQFIESAHEVDIAVWKKKNSWDEDKLIGFRKIDLDDQVLHGCTSKKAWQLHSPPKRGADIKTAGEIYLEINLNCPLVQNVLPPPSAPYDYPISIYGRSSNYPTERPPGC
- the LOC116267394 gene encoding uncharacterized protein LOC116267394 isoform X3, with protein sequence MATADVQGRTLEVSGGRTDSTLSGNFKFQFIESAHEVDIAVWKKKNSWDEDKLIGFRKIDLDDQVLHGCTSKKAWQLHSPPKRGADIKTAGEIYLEINLNCPLVQNVLPPPSAPYDYPISIYGRSSNYPTERPPGKLLLMGTKGG
- the LOC116267394 gene encoding uncharacterized protein LOC116267394 isoform X1; amino-acid sequence: MATADVQGRTLEVSVIGWRDISADTHGQQLYAVVGYCNKSCSTRAIKGGRTDSTLSGNFKFQFIESAHEVDIAVWKKKNSWDEDKLIGFRKIDLDDQVLHGCTSKKAWQLHSPPKRGADIKTAGEIYLEINLNCPLVQNVLPPPSAPYDYPISIYGRSSNYPTERPPGKLLLMGTKGG